Genomic segment of Mercurialis annua linkage group LG6, ddMerAnnu1.2, whole genome shotgun sequence:
CACCGAGTAGACGTGACACCTTTCCATTTGTGGATCAAGCAGTTCCGGCGGAACCTCCGCTTGCTGACCAAGGCCAACCAGACCAGAACCACCCAGGTGATGCAGAAGAGAATGCCTTCAACAGCCAACGGAGCAGTGTTGACGATGGAGCTCCGTCCCAACCTATCCCGACGCAAGCTGAAAAAGGAAAAGGGAAGCGGAGAGCTAAAGATGTTCCCTCTAGATACATGAACATCCTGAGGAAGAGATCCAAAAAAATGTAGTGCTGGAACATGGATTAGTGGTagttattttgctaattatTATTGTGGTGCACATAGGCAGTATTTTGAACCATGCTTTTGATTGTTTTGAGCCACAATGTTGTGGTTGTTTTAGGAATGGAATGTTATGAAACTTAGGAATGTTATGTAATTAATTCTTGAATCAGTGTACAGACATGAAAATTCTTAATATAAAAGTACTCTACTAAAGACTTCAGAATCGAAATTAACACCAGAAAAGTTGAGTTACATAAAAAAACGATCAATAAGACAAGTTTCACAAATGATTTATAAGCCTTCAGTTCCCCTATTATTTTCTCTAATCCGAGCAGCTGTGAGTTCATTCTTCAATTCTCTAATCTCCATCTGCAGTCCCCTATTTGCAGCATACAAGTCTGTTAGCTCCAGCTCCATCCCCTCAATTTTGTTAGCAGCTTTAAGAAGCTCGTCCTCCACTTCAATTGCATCAATTATACTTGCTCTGTCAATCAAATGCTTCAGCTCGAATACATCTCCTCTGAGCTTTTCCCCTTCTTTCTGTAGCTCTCCATTTGATCTCTTCATAGTATACAACATGTGCTTCAGGTGAGGAGCATATTCCTCGTCATACCACATGAAGAAGGGGCATCGA
This window contains:
- the LOC126654081 gene encoding uncharacterized protein At4g04775-like produces the protein MAEGFSEEDYVDGFPVCNVPKCKCGLEAKVMVCWTEKHPGRRFFRCPNAKMRVNRCPFFMWYDEEYAPHLKHMLYTMKRSNGELQKEGEKLRGDVFELKHLIDRASIIDAIEVEDELLKAANKIEGMELELTDLYAANRGLQMEIRELKNELTAARIRENNRGTEGL